A region of Macaca thibetana thibetana isolate TM-01 chromosome 20, ASM2454274v1, whole genome shotgun sequence DNA encodes the following proteins:
- the LOC126944087 gene encoding bcl-2-interacting killer, whose product MSGVRPISRDTLMETLLYEQLLEPLTMEVLGVTDPEEDLDPMEDFDPLECMEDSDMLALRLACIGDEMDVSLRAPRLAQLSEVAMHSLGLAFIYDQIDDIRDVLRSFMDGFTTLRENIMRFWRSPNPRSWVSREQVLLVLLLLLALLLALLSGGLHLLLK is encoded by the coding sequence ATGTCTGGAGTAAGACCCATCTCCAGAGACACCTTGATGGAGACCCTCCTGTATGAGCAGCTCCTGGAACCCCTAACCATGGAGGTTCTTGGTGTCACTGACCCTGAAGAGGACCTGGACCCTATGGAGGACTTCGATCCTTTGGAGTGTATGGAGGACAGTGACATGTTGGCCCTGCGGCTGGCCTGCATCGGGGACGAGATGGATGTGAGCCTCAGGGCCCCGCGCCTGGCCCAGCTCTCTGAGGTGGCCATGCACAGCCTGGGTCTGGCTTTCATCTACGACCAGATAGACGACATCAGGGATGTTCTTAGAAGTTTCATGGATGGTTTCACCACCCTTAGGGAGAACATAATGAGGTTCTGGAGATCCCCGAATCCCAGGTCCTGGGTGTCCCGTGAACAggtgctgctggtgctgctgctgctgctggcactGCTGCTGGCGCTGCTCAGCGGGGGCCTGCACCTGCTGCTCAAGTGA